TATAAATCACTGTTGCCAAATGGTTTTTGTCagatgtgaccttggatgagggTCTCAGGTAGACAAAGGATGCACATCCATAGTGAACTATAACTACTGTGAGGTGAGAAGCACAGGTAGAAAaggctttctgcttcccttcagtTGATGGAATCCTCAAGATGGCTCTGACAATGAAACCATAGGAGATGCAGATAAAAAGCAAGGGGACCACAAGTACCAGGACACCACAGATGAATATGGTCATCTCATTGACATAGGTGTCACCACAGGCAAGGTGAATAAGTGGTGAGATGTCACAGAAATAGTGGTTGACCTTGTTAGAATTACAGAAGGGAAGAGTGAAGACTAAGATTCCGCCAATCATTCCCATCAGTAATCCACTCACCGCACAGGTAACTGCTAGCAGTCTGCAGGTCCCCCAATTCATGAGGACTGGGTAGCGTAGAGGATGACAGATGGCAGCATAGCGATCATAACCCATTACACCCAACATTAGGGAGTTGTTGatagcaaaggaaagaaaaaaagacatttggatAGCACAGCTGGTAAAGGAGATGGTCCTGAGCAGAGAGAGCAGGTTGAGAAGCATCTTGGGCAAAATGACAAAGGTATAACAGGtctcagagacagagaggacacCCAGAAAGAAATACATGGGGGTGTGGAGGTTGTGCTCAAGGAGGATGACTGTAACAATAGTGATGTTCCCACACAGGATAATTATGTAGAGgcagaaaaagacagcaaaaagCACAAACTGCAGTTCTTGGAGGTTGGAAAAGCCCAGCAAAAGGAACTCGGTGACCATGGTAAGGTTCTCTGGAGGAAGCTGTTTCCAGGGAAACATCTGCAGAAAGAAGTGAGAGAAGATGCTGAGTTCACTGAAATGAAGGAATTTGGGGATATTTATATTCAGTTGTCTGGGAAGTTGTCACTACCTTGTATTCGTTCAATAAGCAATTAAgctagggaaaaaatgaaagaggagaaagaggaaaaatgaaaggggatagtaaatacaacataaattTCTCTGATCATTGAAAGGAATGTGAGTAACAAAAGAGGAGCCATAATACTCAAGGGACTATAGTCAAATGATATCTGATTGAATAGCTTGAATACTGTAAACTGGGGAAGAGAAGATGGTGAAAAAATAACAGGTATTTTTAAGTCTATTGAAATCTGTGGTGTAATATAGGGATTAGATTGATTATGCTTGACCTCAGGCGGCAGAACTAGTAGTGATACTTAGAGGTTGCAGAGAGGAAGATTTTGGCATTTACATAAGGAAAACGTTCTTAGTAGAGCTGAAAACGCAGTAGAGGTATAGCTCTGTGTTCCTTAGTACTGTCACAGGCATTCAGAGGAAGTCAGATGGCTTGTGGGTTCCAAATGCCTAAAGGAAAAGACTTTCTTCAGATATTTGTGGCACAACAAACATTGAGGCTGTTAGTTGGCATGAGATAGAAAAAGGTGAGGGTGTGAACCTGAGAGTAAAAGGAGAGAAGTCAGAGACATGAATGGCAAAGCTATGTACTGAGTCTGAGACCCTGGAGGTCAGTCTAGCAATTATGAAAACTAGGTATCCATAGCATGAATGGAGTCCAGTCAATAATGCTTCATTTCTTGTATTtcccaaataaaataatatctgtgTCTGGGAACCCAGTCACAGTCttctttttattgctttattatgTAACATTTTTATTACTTGATAACATTCTCAATAAATTACATAATCATTAATAGTTCATGTTAGCTTAGCCTATAAGTTTATAGAttgagatggagagaagagagtcTTGGACATGGATCAAGAGATATCTCTTCTATTCTAAGGAGAGCATCACAGAGCAGTTTTCTAATTTTCATGTCAGATAA
The DNA window shown above is from Notamacropus eugenii isolate mMacEug1 chromosome 2, mMacEug1.pri_v2, whole genome shotgun sequence and carries:
- the LOC140523100 gene encoding LOW QUALITY PROTEIN: olfactory receptor 10R2-like (The sequence of the model RefSeq protein was modified relative to this genomic sequence to represent the inferred CDS: inserted 1 base in 1 codon), with product SFSCVILXNLSATVSRMKSLNSDEMFPWKQLPPENLTMVTEFLLLGFSNLQELQFVLFAVFFCLYIIILCGNITIVTVILLEHNLHTPMYFFLGVLSVSETCYTFVILPKMLLNLLSLLRTISFTSCAIQMSFFLSFAINNSLMLGVMGYDRYAAICHPLRYPVLMNWGTCRLLAVTCAVSGLLMGMIGGILVFTLPFCNSNKVNHYFCDISPLIHLACGDTYVNEMTIFICGVLVLVVPLLFICISYGFIVRAILRIPSTEGKQKAFSTCASHLTVVIVHYGCASFVYLRPSSKVTSDKNHLATVIYTVVTPLLNPMVYSLRNRDVQMAIRKLISGGKFSH